The Brettanomyces bruxellensis chromosome 8, complete sequence genome segment AAAACAGAAAGGTCTCCATCTACAAGGATTCGCATAGATAAGAACCCTGCTAACTTAGAGCTAACTTCTGTGCTGTTATCTTTAAGTAAAATGTAAATTAATCCGGAATCCTTCATCTCTTTGATTTTATCCATTTTCCAGGTTGGTCCATGAAGCCTTGCATATATGGCGCCCAAATTATGATCAATTAGATCAAGGCACGCATTTAATTCATTAGTCGAGATCGAACCAACATCAATAATGTTGGTTTTAATCTTGAGCTCATGATTCCGGGCCTCGATGTACCTCGGAAACTCTGCTTTGAGTTCCGCTTTTAGGTACGTACTTTGCTCTCTTTCAAGACTTTTAATTGTAGCACTGTCCTGATATGTATCAAGCATAGTCGACATTTGATATGCTTTAAACAATACAATTTACGGTCTTAGCTGAAAGCTGCTTTTTATGACTAATAGACAGTCAAGTACAGCCTCTATCGTCATTAACTGGACGCTTAATTTTTGTAGTAAGTAATTTTTCAGTCGAGGAGGGATCTTAACGCACAGAAATAATAACCGCCATCGGAACGACGAcctgaaaaataaagagatcggctttttttttttgtttgttccTATCCATGGTTCAGAGGGAGCAGCGAAATTGGGTACTcgaaaccaaaaaaagagtCATCAAATAGTATTACTGTTATCAATCACCCAAGATGTAATATAAAAACTCAACCTCAGTATCTTTCTTGTGTTTTTGTCTTTTGGAGCAATTAAAATTGTGTTCAAGCTAGGAACTTTGAGTAGCAGTATTGAAAGCAGGAAATATGGTTTTCAGCATTGAGAAAATCGTCAGACCTAAGATCTTGACTTTGGAGCCTTACAGGTGTGCCAGGGATGATTTCCAGGAAGGTATTTTACTAGATGCTAATGAAAATACATATGGACCAACTATTCAGGGGCtttcagaagaagaggagaagtTAGATTTGAATAGATATCCTGATCCTCACCAAATCttattgaaaaagcagatttGTGCGTACCGGAATTCAGAAGCGCAAAAACCTGAAAGTGTGATAAAGCTCCCAACGGATGAGAAGGGTGCCCCAATAAAGCTCAGTCCAGTGAATCTTTGTTTAGGTGTTGGATCTGATGAAAGCATCGACTCAATTATTCGTGCTTGTGTTAAACCGGGGAAGGAAAAGGTACTATTGTGTCCGCCTACATACGGTATGTACGGCATTTGCTGCACAGTTAATGACGCTGAAATTGTCGAGGTTCCTTTGAATCTTGAGAACTTCCAGATTCAACCAGACAAAATCATTGAGCAAATAAAATCCGATTCCAGTATCAAACTGATCTATATTACTTCGCCAGGTAATCCAACTGCCACCCTTATCAAGCAGGATTTGATTTTGGATGTGTTGagtgaaattgaaaagttgTCATGGGATGGCTTCTTAATTGTGGATGAGGCATACGTGGATTTTTCACCTGTGGGATCATCCATCTGCCCCTTGGTCAATAAGCATCCAAACTTAGTTGTGATGCAGACATTCTCTAAGGCATTCGGTTTGGCTGGTATCAGATTAGGTATTTGCTATTCAACCCCATCTCTCTCGGCTTTGTTGAATGCAATGAAGTATCCTTATAATGTCAACAATATCACAAGTAGCATGGCATTGAGGGCAACTAAAAAGGAGTCCttgatgaatatgaagaaaacaGCGGCTGTTATTATTAACGAGCGTGCTATTGTActagaaaaaatattgaaaatcaAGGGTGTGGGAAGAAATCGTGGTGGCTCAGATTCCAACTTCATTCTTATTGAGATCCTAAACAAGGATGGTGTGCCTGATAACAAGATTGCACATGAGGTTTATTCCAAGCTAGCAACTGATAGGCAAGTTGTGGTCAGGTTTAGGGGTAACGAATTGGGCTGCAAAGGATGCCTTAGAATTACTATAGGTACACCGgaagagaataaaaagtTACTTGAGCAGTTTGAGGACGTGCTTTCACACGCTTTGGAGGACTAATTTATGTTAAAACTtataagaaaaatgaaagtataCATCTATATCTCCCCTTGTCTCAGTCATAAAAGTTTCATCCTGCCGTATTATTCTAATGCATTTCTTGCAAATGTTGGAAGAACGAAAGACGCCTCGTGGATTTCCTGGTTGTAGTATTTGTACAACTTTGTCTCCTTTTCTGGATCAACGGATCTCAATGGTCTCTTCAAGTTTGCACTTGGATTTTTGGAGCAAACCATAAATCCAATTTGGCCAGATGGGTATGTCGGAATTGTGCAGTAAGCGTAATCAACCGTTGGGAAAACTTTCCTGCaatcatcaacaacctTCTTGATGAGTGGCATGTGCAACCATATGCATTCGCCCTGTGTTGTCATAACACCCTTTTCTGTCAAGGCGCCACTCAAAAGTTTGAAGTATGGTTCCTGGAAAAGGGATTCGGCTGGTCCTTCTGGATCCGAAGAATCAGTAATGATAACATCAAAGGTATTCCGgtattttttcaagaattcAAATCCATCACCAATATGGACATGAACCTTGGGGTCATCGTATGATTTAGATAATCCAGGGAGATATTTTTTCGAGGCTTTAATCACAGCATCGTCAATATCGCAAAGATGTGCCTCTTCAACCGTCTCATGCTTAAGAATTTCCCTCAAAACTCCTCCATCACCGCCACCAATAACCAAAACcttttttggatttggatGAGAGTTCATAGCTAAATGAGTGATCATTTCCTGATAGGCAAACTCGTCCCTCTCGGTCACCTGAATTACACCATCTAAAACAAGAACATTTCCATAGTCTGTAGACTTGAACACAAGAACATCTTGATATTTGGACTTTTCGACATGAAGAATTTGATCAACTTTCAAATTCATGGCCTGTCCTGGCCACATAGTATTTGAGACCTCGGAAAACCAGCCGTTTTTAATTGTAGGGTGAGAAAGAGTGTTTGTCATTATCACTTATATATGTTATTCTTTTTCCGTATGATCAAGTCAAagattttttgaaataaataaagcatGTCTTTCTCTTAGTTAGTTTATTAAGGAGTCAGAAAAGAGGGGAATAGAGAAATTTTCACTTGAAGATTATCGGAATCATTCgtatctcttttttttttccctctccgtttcttttctgtcaAGCTTTTTATTGGTTCACGTGTGTCCCCTAATCATAGAATCACATTTGAATTCATAGTACAATATTCTATAAACCTATGTGTTTTTTATTAGGAAAATTAAACAGCATTATCGACTTGGAGCATGCGAACGTGTATATCACAAGTCCTGGAACTTCAGGATTCCCTTAAACGGgtaattatatttaatttGACTAATTCAGCTGCAAAAACTTTACCGGAATTACTGTTTTCAACAATTATAGGTAGCACCGCggataaattttatttaattttttttttctcagttCTCGTTACAACTATTTGTGTTGTTGGACATTATGATAAATAActgaaacaagaaaagaattgcGCCTGTTTCGTACTACTAGTAGGTTAACAAACGAGATGGTATATAATCAGGTTTTCAACCTGATATAAAATGTAAATAACCTAATATATAATCCTAAATATTAGGTCGTTGTAAAAACATAGCCAGTATAGATTATTCATCATTTATATCTAAGCTCTATCTTTTGAGGATTTTCTaaacattaaaaaaaaactattTACTAAAAACTAAAATATGCTCATAAACCCAATGTTTTATATAGTTTCATACCTTCAGCAACATTTTGAACCCTTGCATCAATTCTAAAGCCACTTTGCTCCAGATCAACCAGAGTTTCATAAAACCTATCAAGAGGCACCTGGAAAGTTTCAATGAACTCATTCTCCTCTAAGTGGGTGACTGGGTGGATATTTTCATCCAATGACATATCCACTTCTACTGTGATAATCACAGTGTTCGTATTAGTAAACCCTGGATCGTTGAAAATCTTTGGAGAAACTGATTTAATGGTAGCAATCAAACCCGTTTCCTCTTTCAATTCTCTTAATGCACATTGCTCAACAGTTTCGTTTGGATCCAAAAGTCCAGCAGGCATCTCAATGCATACTCCTTCCACAGGTGGTCTGAACTGTTTCTGAAGAATGATGTGTGGAATTTCTCCCGCTTTGTGTGGCTTTGTAATTGCAAGAATACCAACGCCATCAATATCTTTTCCCTTTGGTCTTGTTGTACGTGCAGCCATCTCCCAATCCCGTGCCTTACCATCGGCACCAATATAATCCAACTTACTAAGAGATATAAACTTAGAATTGGTGTTGTCTAAAGGTGTAGTTTTGATAACCTTTGCTCTTGAAAGATCAACTGCTTTTTTAATTGTCGACATTTGTTTAACTAGAGGTCTTAGCCTTCTGAACATTCAATGATAATTCTAGGATATACGTGAAACTGTATAATTTCTCACTTTACAATCAAGTATGGTGCGAATGCTATAGTGTGATTAGAGTAGAAAATAAGTATAGGGACTGCCAAGAACgtgccattttttttttcttgtactGCAGATCTTAGTCTGCCAAAGTTTGATTCTTCGGAGatgtctattt includes the following:
- a CDS encoding uncharacterized protein (BUSCO:EOG09262K9A) encodes the protein MVFSIEKIVRPKILTLEPYRCARDDFQEGILLDANENTYGPTIQGLSEEEEKLDLNRYPDPHQILLKKQICAYRNSEAQKPESVIKLPTDEKGAPIKLSPVNLCLGVGSDESIDSIIRACVKPGKEKVLLCPPTYGMYGICCTVNDAEIVEVPLNLENFQIQPDKIIEQIKSDSSIKLIYITSPGNPTATLIKQDLILDVLSEIEKLSWDGFLIVDEAYVDFSPVGSSICPLVNKHPNLVVMQTFSKAFGLAGIRLGICYSTPSLSALLNAMKYPYNVNNITSSMALRATKKESLMNMKKTAAVIINERAIVLEKILKIKGVGRNRGGSDSNFILIEILNKDGVPDNKIAHEVYSKLATDRQVVVRFRGNELGCKGCLRITIGTPEENKKLLEQFEDVLSHALED
- the SPE3 gene encoding putrescine aminopropyltransferase, whose translation is MTNTLSHPTIKNGWFSEVSNTMWPGQAMNLKVDQILHVEKSKYQDVLVFKSTDYGNVLVLDGVIQVTERDEFAYQEMITHLAMNSHPNPKKVLVIGGGDGGVLREILKHETVEEAHLCDIDDAVIKASKKYLPGLSKSYDDPKVHVHIGDGFEFLKKYRNTFDVIITDSSDPEGPAESLFQEPYFKLLSGALTEKGVMTTQGECIWLHMPLIKKVVDDCRKVFPTVDYAYCTIPTYPSGQIGFMVCSKNPSANLKRPLRSVDPEKETKLYKYYNQEIHEASFVLPTFARNALE